In the genome of Telluria mixta, the window CACCAGAAGCATTTGGGGAAGATAAATCATATGGCGTTACCGGTGATATATATCAGGCTGGTATGATTTTGTTCCAACTTCTCGGCGGCTACTTGCCATACGAGGATCTAGCATATTTGAATCCAAAGCAGCGTGATGAGCTGAGCACTATAAAAAATCCAGCTGATCAATGTTTTTTCGTGGATAAGTGCATCAGCGAGATTATTTGTTCCGGAAAAATTCTCGATTACAAAAAAATGCCGCCATGGGTTCCGGAAGAACTAAAGAAAGTAATAAAGAAAGCGTGTCATCTGAATCCGGAGAAAAGATTTAAGACAACCGCTGCATTTCTCGCAAAACTTCGAGAAGTTAGGCCAAGTGTCCTTGACTGGCGGGCTGAAGATGGAGACCCGATTCTAACTGGTCCAATAAGTTATAAAATAGTTAAAAAAGGTGCTGAATACGGGGTTCAAAAGCGAAAGATAGGTGAGTGGAGGGCTGATAATTCATTTGGTGAGGGTGCAATGGATCAGCTTGTTGCGGCCGTTTCATTACATGTCGCTGGCAATTAGTAGAAAAAAGTCTTTAGAATGTTGTTTATTCTCAGTAAAAAATGAGCGTTGAAGATGGGCAAGACTATCAAGATTTACCTGCCGGATGAAAGTGTGGCTGGCATTCGCCATGCTGAAATTGCTAACTGGAGCGGTCAGGCGCTTGCGTGCCCCCGGTCTCGTTTCCAAGAATTGCGTGAATGGCCGGAGGTTCAACGTCCTGGGGTTTACTTTCTTCTTGGTGTCGATGACGCTACTGGTAGCGATGCAGTGTATATTGGTGAGGCCGAAGTCGTTATTGACAGACTTGCTTCGCACGTGACCGGCAAAGACTTCTGGACTGAGGTCGTTGCCTTTACAAGTAAAGACGAGAACCTAACGAAAGCACACGTTCGATATCTTGAATCCCGCTTGGTAGAAATTGCAAAGCAGGCCGGTCGATATCAGGTAACAAATTTCGCCTCGCCTCAACTACCATCACTGCCGAGGTCCGATCGCGACGCTATGGAGGAATTCCTCGGGGCTGCAAAAATGTTGCTCGGGGCCTTGGGTCATAAGGTTTTAGAAAATCTCGTTTTACGACCAAAACGGTCAAATTCGCTCGATCAAACCCCGGCCGTCGAGTCTCTAGTCGATGCGAATATAGGTTCTGTAGCCGTTGAACAGAAGCCTTACGGCCCGGCTGTTTTCCATTTGCGTGTTGCTGGGATCCACGCGCGCAGCATGCGCACCGATGAGGGAATGGTTGTTTTGGAAGGTTCGGACGCAAACGCTACGACTTATAAAAGTTTGACTAGCAGTATGGCGGCCCTTCGCCAAGTACTGATCGAGTCTGGCACTCTCGCAGTGTCCAAGGCGAAGTTGCGGGTGACGCGAGATCATC includes:
- a CDS encoding GIY-YIG nuclease family protein, yielding MGKTIKIYLPDESVAGIRHAEIANWSGQALACPRSRFQELREWPEVQRPGVYFLLGVDDATGSDAVYIGEAEVVIDRLASHVTGKDFWTEVVAFTSKDENLTKAHVRYLESRLVEIAKQAGRYQVTNFASPQLPSLPRSDRDAMEEFLGAAKMLLGALGHKVLENLVLRPKRSNSLDQTPAVESLVDANIGSVAVEQKPYGPAVFHLRVAGIHARSMRTDEGMVVLEGSDANATTYKSLTSSMAALRQVLIESGTLAVSKAKLRVTRDHLFKSPSQAAGILAGYSINGRECWKLEDGTTYAQFETQQSNLLLEDPAPKERSGTA